The window TCAGCCAGAAAGACGGCCAGGGCCGCAAACGCAGACAGCCGCTCAAACTTTGCAGCAGCGCCACGAATAGCGTGATGTGCATTCCTGAAACGACCAGCAGGTGGATCACACCGGCGCGGCGGTATTCCGCTGTAGTCTCGCTGTCGATCGCCGAGGATGCCGCGCCGAACAAAAACGTGCACATTATCGCGGCCTGTTCTTCCGGCAAAGTCTGTTTTTGGATCTGCACAAATTTGTTTTTGCAGTCTATGGCCAGACCGAAGAGCGACCACCGCGTCTGCCGCGCCGTAATATCGCGCGCGTCGGCCTGCAGGCGCAGAGCGTAGCCGTGCGTATACAAATAATCATCATAGCCGGTGATAAAAAAATTGCGTTTAAGCTGTAGCGGAAACAAACGGAATTTATGCAAAGTAAGCTCGTCGCCGTAACGCAGATTTTCCGCGCCGCGCAAACGCGCCATTATTTTGTAACCGTCTGCCCGCGCTGTAAAAACCACAGCGTCTCCTTTGTATTGCAGGTCGGAAACAATGCGCAGCTTGAGCTGCTCGGGACGCCAGTTTTCAGCCGCGGCAAGTCTGGCCGCCAGCGCCGCTTGATGACCGGCGGTGCGCGCCAGGCCCAAAGCCAAACAGAGGAGAAAAAACCAACGCCAGTATTTTTTCCACCAGCAGCAAAAAACAAGTCCGGCCAAAAACAAAGCCGCGTAAATATTAAAGCAGGCCGCCAAAAAAATACCGGCGAAATAAAACAAAGCCGCTAAAATAATACGCATATTTAATTCTCTCTGTCCGCCAAAAAACCATATTTCTTTTTCGGCGGCTCTGGTATAACCGGATTGAGAATTTCATTTATAACTTTGAATATGCTTTGTATCTGCTCATCATAAGTTTTAAATTTGGTTTCCTGACGCAGGATAATGTCCTCGATCTTGCGTTGCAAGTCTTTGTGCGTCAGCATAATATGCCGCAGTTTAGTAAAAGTGCGCATAATTTGAATATTGACCATAATCGCCCGTTTGCTATTAAGCACGCTGGAAAGCATAGCCACGCCTTGTTCAGTAAAAGCATATGGTTTATATCTTTGTCCACCCCAACTTGAGGTCACAAATTGTGACCTCAAGTTTGCAAGTTCTTTTTTATTTAAAACGAACATAAAATCCGGCGGAAAACGGTAGACATTCCGCTTAACAGCCTGATTTAAGACTTTGGTGGAAACCTGGTACAAACCGGCCAAATCCTTGTCCAGCATCACCTTCTTGCCGCGGATCAGTAAAATCCTGTTTTCTATAATATCCTTCGGCACCAAAACCAGTTGTTTTTTCATACTTTTACTCCTTTCTTTACAAAAATCTCCAAGATTTTTGCCAAGTCCTATATAGGTAATACCGCAAGAAAAATGCCAACTCTGGCAGACAGAAATTTTATAATCCCGCAAAAAAATGTTAATATCGCGCTTCATGCTGGAAACTTTGAACGCCAAACAGAAAGAAGCGGTGCTGTATACCGAAGGCCCGCTCATGATCATTGCCGGCGCGGGCAGCGGCAAAACGCGCGTCCTGACCACGCGGATCAAATACCTGCTGGCTGAAAAAAATATTTTTCCGGAACGCATTCTAGCCGTGACCTTTACCAATAAAGCCGCGCGGGAAATGGAAGC of the Candidatus Margulisiibacteriota bacterium genome contains:
- a CDS encoding ORF6N domain-containing protein, translated to MKKQLVLVPKDIIENRILLIRGKKVMLDKDLAGLYQVSTKVLNQAVKRNVYRFPPDFMFVLNKKELANLRSQFVTSSWGGQRYKPYAFTEQGVAMLSSVLNSKRAIMVNIQIMRTFTKLRHIMLTHKDLQRKIEDIILRQETKFKTYDEQIQSIFKVINEILNPVIPEPPKKKYGFLADREN